In Synechococcus sp. KORDI-52, one genomic interval encodes:
- a CDS encoding DUF3769 domain-containing protein, with the protein MPVSASSADQTSSTLAQAPERLKIRADRQFTDSKSKASIAEGNVSVQLGDAELHADRIEFDAGFRTLYARGAVRFRRGNQYFQASSFRYNLVQNQGQLNDVYGVIDLEEPVTNPLTSSSTASPIPETPSTSGPDGAPTEEIRANSDTMPPVACPPLLPPIPDWHPQPWAVTAWGGQMIDAAFGDTFLFNGRMRPEAVLGVGLQRRIMRAGPLAIELEADLFSHIAKQQRGGEFNQNKPFADLPAQSFGEGILGIGARIWVQPWLSFSFVEGISYNTDVSLYEKTFRENYTQLLNYLGFEVEAAVSSDLSLVGRIHHRSGAFGTYAGVTEGSNAYLLGLRYRWGRDTPKPESVMMPPLPECDDPDRDQRVKPSSLSDRLDSIALGDGGDPQRHVSSHGTPDPPAMPPAQQQAMRTEAIAAIDQRISDVDFQGSFSIERRSGIPVQRLNSSVRDENRFGVVKVPQLKSLGSTNLLNGTISRWRVQASKVLITSDGWQADRMGFSNDPFTPAQTRIDAEDVIAREQSNGDVLISARRNRLIVEERLPVPVTRRQLIQKEEEVENRLVVGIDNDDRGGLFVGRNLRPLTIGSSTELSVQPQFMVQRAIDGDFNSAGDLFGLEAKLRGRYGNYQLSADADMSSLDPADILSSSRFWGNFGRDINLGRLGVLEAKLFGAYRYRTWNGSLGETDINAAYGVYAQTRGSWSTGEADHEYLIRGAVGDYQAERFNSDRLLRSGRGSLYASLTSQFPLMKGKTAELIPTAAYRYSPVPIVPGLRLNTNVNTSVAVYGDGLHQETLSLSGGPTITLGTFSKPFLDFTQISIVGSGSLKNGNSPFAFDRNVDLATLGVGLTQQIVGPVVLSTGVSYNIDPGSEFYGRTVNSNIELRWQRRSYDVGIYFNPYEGIGGVRFRLNDFDFKGTGVPFVPYTPTNWMKTTNADRPF; encoded by the coding sequence TTGCCCGTTTCAGCCAGCTCGGCTGATCAGACGTCGTCGACTCTTGCTCAGGCGCCGGAGCGCCTCAAGATTCGGGCTGATCGTCAGTTCACCGATTCCAAGTCCAAGGCATCCATTGCCGAAGGCAACGTCAGCGTTCAGCTCGGCGATGCGGAACTCCACGCCGATCGCATTGAATTTGATGCTGGTTTTCGCACGCTCTACGCCCGCGGCGCCGTTCGTTTCAGGCGTGGCAACCAATATTTTCAAGCCTCGAGTTTCCGCTACAACCTCGTCCAAAACCAGGGTCAGCTCAATGACGTCTACGGGGTCATCGATCTCGAGGAGCCTGTTACCAATCCATTAACGAGCTCTTCAACAGCATCGCCAATCCCTGAAACACCGTCCACGTCAGGACCAGACGGAGCCCCAACGGAAGAGATCCGAGCAAACAGCGACACGATGCCCCCGGTGGCCTGTCCGCCGCTTCTTCCTCCCATTCCCGACTGGCATCCACAGCCCTGGGCGGTCACGGCCTGGGGGGGGCAGATGATTGACGCCGCCTTTGGCGACACCTTCCTGTTCAACGGCCGCATGCGACCGGAGGCCGTGCTGGGTGTGGGCCTGCAGAGGCGGATCATGCGCGCAGGTCCACTGGCCATTGAACTCGAGGCTGACCTGTTCAGCCACATTGCCAAGCAGCAGCGGGGGGGCGAGTTCAACCAGAACAAGCCCTTCGCCGACCTACCCGCCCAGAGCTTCGGCGAGGGCATTCTGGGCATCGGTGCGCGGATCTGGGTGCAGCCTTGGCTGAGTTTCAGCTTCGTTGAGGGCATCAGCTACAACACCGATGTCAGCCTCTACGAGAAAACATTCCGCGAGAACTACACCCAGCTGCTGAACTATCTCGGCTTCGAAGTCGAAGCTGCTGTGTCCTCCGACCTCTCGCTCGTTGGCCGAATTCACCACCGTTCCGGGGCCTTCGGCACCTACGCAGGTGTCACCGAGGGGAGTAATGCCTACCTACTCGGCCTGCGCTACCGCTGGGGTCGGGATACACCCAAGCCGGAAAGCGTCATGATGCCGCCCCTGCCTGAGTGTGATGACCCGGATCGCGACCAGCGCGTCAAGCCCTCCTCCCTCTCCGACCGTCTCGACTCGATTGCCCTCGGTGATGGAGGGGATCCCCAGCGCCATGTCTCCAGCCATGGCACCCCTGACCCACCAGCGATGCCCCCGGCTCAGCAGCAGGCCATGCGCACCGAGGCGATCGCCGCGATTGACCAGCGCATCTCGGACGTCGATTTCCAGGGCAGCTTCAGCATCGAGCGACGCAGCGGCATCCCCGTTCAACGCCTGAATTCCTCAGTCAGGGATGAAAACCGCTTCGGGGTGGTCAAAGTGCCTCAACTGAAGAGCCTCGGAAGCACGAATCTCCTGAATGGCACGATCAGCCGCTGGAGGGTGCAAGCCTCGAAGGTCTTGATCACATCCGATGGCTGGCAAGCCGATCGGATGGGTTTCAGCAACGATCCTTTCACCCCGGCGCAGACCAGGATCGACGCAGAGGATGTGATCGCTCGCGAGCAAAGCAACGGTGATGTGCTGATCTCAGCGCGTCGCAACCGCCTGATCGTCGAAGAGCGACTGCCCGTCCCCGTGACCCGTCGGCAGCTCATCCAAAAGGAGGAGGAAGTCGAGAACCGCCTGGTTGTTGGCATCGACAATGACGACCGCGGCGGACTGTTTGTAGGACGCAACCTGAGACCGCTGACCATCGGCTCCAGCACGGAACTATCCGTTCAACCGCAGTTCATGGTCCAGCGCGCCATCGACGGCGATTTCAACAGCGCCGGAGATCTGTTTGGTTTGGAGGCGAAACTTCGTGGCCGGTATGGGAACTACCAACTGAGTGCCGACGCCGACATGAGCAGTCTTGATCCGGCAGACATCCTGAGCAGCAGTCGCTTCTGGGGAAACTTCGGCCGCGACATCAACCTGGGGCGCTTGGGGGTCCTCGAAGCCAAGTTGTTCGGGGCTTACCGCTATCGAACCTGGAATGGCTCCCTCGGTGAAACCGACATCAATGCGGCCTACGGCGTTTATGCCCAGACCCGGGGGAGCTGGTCAACAGGGGAGGCCGACCACGAGTACCTCATTCGCGGTGCAGTGGGGGACTACCAGGCGGAACGGTTCAACAGTGATCGCCTTCTGCGCAGCGGGCGTGGCAGTCTCTATGCCTCGCTCACCAGCCAGTTTCCCCTGATGAAGGGGAAGACCGCAGAGCTGATTCCGACAGCGGCCTATCGCTACTCCCCAGTCCCGATCGTCCCAGGGCTGCGCCTGAACACCAACGTGAACACCTCGGTTGCCGTCTATGGCGATGGACTTCACCAGGAAACCCTGAGTCTGAGCGGAGGGCCCACCATCACCCTGGGCACCTTCAGCAAGCCCTTTCTCGATTTCACACAGATCTCGATTGTCGGCAGCGGCTCCCTGAAAAACGGCAACAGCCCTTTCGCCTTCGATCGGAACGTTGATCTTGCCACCCTTGGCGTCGGTCTGACCCAGCAAATCGTGGGGCCGGTCGTCCTCAGCACAGGCGTCAGCTACAACATCGATCCCGGCTCGGAGTTCTACGGCAGAACAGTCAACTCGAACATCGAACTGCGCTGGCAACGACGCAGCTACGACGTGGGGATCTATTTCAATCCCTACGAAGGCATTGGTGGCGTTCGCTTCAGGCTCAACGACTTTGACTTCAAAGGAACAGGGGTGCCCTTCGTGCCGTACACGCCAACGAACTGGATGAAGACAACCAACGCAGATCGACCCTTCTGA
- a CDS encoding pentapeptide repeat-containing protein, with translation MAHVLSRLLLPVLMVAAAAPAGAVPLLVQPHDSLDRSCPGCDLRHADLRQTHLIGADFRGSDLRGADLREANLEGADLTGALLEGADLRGANLTNAELSGVDLRGADLRDARVINAYAPNAKTSGMRYAGASLFGSDLIIGGGE, from the coding sequence ATGGCCCATGTGTTGTCGCGGTTGTTGTTGCCGGTGTTGATGGTTGCGGCTGCTGCTCCCGCTGGTGCGGTACCGCTTCTGGTTCAGCCCCACGATTCACTGGATCGCAGTTGTCCCGGTTGTGATCTGCGCCATGCAGACCTGCGTCAGACCCATCTCATCGGTGCTGATTTTCGGGGCAGCGATCTACGCGGCGCCGATCTCAGGGAAGCGAATTTGGAAGGGGCTGATCTGACTGGGGCTTTGCTGGAAGGGGCTGACTTGCGTGGAGCCAACCTCACCAATGCGGAGTTGTCTGGCGTGGATCTGCGTGGTGCCGATTTGCGTGATGCCCGGGTGATCAATGCCTATGCGCCCAACGCAAAGACCTCCGGCATGCGCTATGCCGGAGCTTCACTGTTCGGAAGCGACCTGATCATTGGGGGTGGTGAATGA